The genomic stretch GCGAGCCGGCCCGCGTCCTTGGTGGCCTGGCGCTGGGCGTCGTCGAAGTAGGCGGGCACGGTGATGACGGCCTGCTCCACCTTCGAGGAGAAGTGGGCCTCCGCGCGGCGCTTGAGGGCGCGCAGGATTTCACCCGACACCTCGATGGGCGTCACCGGGTTGCCGCCCGCCACGTTGAAGCGCACCACCTTGCCACCGGGGACGAAGTCGTAGTGCCCCAGCTTGCGCGTCTCCGCGTCGTCCGCGCCGCGGCCCATGAAGCGCTTCACGGAGGCGATGGTGTCGGTGGGGTGGGCGGCGGCCAGCGGCCGGGCCCTCGCGCCCACCACCACGCCGCCGTCCTTCGCGTAGTGCACCACGGAGGGCAGCAGCAGCGAATCGCCCTCGTCCACGGGGACGCAGCGGGGCTTGCCCTGGCTCACCGCCGCGACGAGCGAGTTGGTGGTGCCCAGGTCGATGCCCACCGCGTGCCCCTTGGGCTTCAGCGGGTCGTGGATCTGCAGGTAGCCGTTCTTGCTCACGACAGACTCTCCTCCTCGAACGCGTCCACCTGTTCGAGGAAGCGCGTGAAGTAGCGCACCCGCCCCAGGGCATGCGACGCCTTTCTCACCTGGGCCGCCGCTTCCTCGCCGGACGTCCCCTCGGCCTCCAGCTGGCGCAGGGCGCCAGCCGCCTCGTCGAGCGCCGCCTTGCGCTGGCCACCCACCTGGGCGCCCATGGCCTGCACGCGCGCCAGGTCCTTCTTCGCCATGGCGGCGTCGAGCGCCTCGCGCAGCTCCATGACCTGCTCCAGGAACTCCAGGGGCATGTCCTTCTGCGCCCCGGCGTCCTCGCGCTCCAGGTCCACGCCGTGCAGCTTGAGGAGGTAGAAGGCGCGGCGCACCGGGTCCTTCAGCGTCTTGAAGGCGGCGTTGAGGGCGGTGGTGCCCTCCAGGGCCTCCAGCCGCTCGCGCGCGTTGCCAGGGGCCACCCGGTCCGGGTGGTGCTGGAGCGACAGCTCCCGGTACTGCTTCTCCAGGGCCGGGACGTCCACGTCATAGGCGCGGGCCAGTCCGAAGACGTCGAAGTGGGTCCTCACCAGGGGCTCTCCTCACGGGGCGAAACGAAAAAAGGCCCGGCGCGGATGGCCGGGCCCCGGGACGATGGCTCCACCCGGGGCGGGGTGGAGCGCGGGCGGTCCTCACGTCAGACGGAGAAGCTCTCTCCGCAGCCGCAGGCGGCCTTGATGTTGGGGTTGTTCAGCTTGAAGCCGGACGCCATCAGCGTCTGCTCGAACACCAGCTCCGTGCCGATGAGGTACAGGTAGCTCTTCGGGTCGACGAAGACGCGCACGCCGTCCTTCTCGAACACCTTGTCGCGCTCGCGGGCCTTCTCCGCCCACTCCATGGAGTACTGGAGTCCGGAGCACCCGCCGCCCTTGACGGCCAGCCGCAGGCCGGCCTCCGGCGTCTGGCGCTGCTCGAGCAGCTCCTTCAGCCGGGCCACCGCGCTGTCCGCCAGGACGATGCCCTTGGGGGCGGGCTTCGCCACGGGCGCGGGGGCAGGCACCGGGGGCTGCGTCGTCTGCTGGGTCGCCTGTTCGCTCATGGGGTGCCTCCTTCGGGGTGCGGTGCGCGCGAGGACGTCAGGACGCCTTGGCCTGACGCGCGGCGCGCTTCTTCTTGAAGTCCTCGATGGCCGCCTTGATGGCGTCCTCGGCGAGGACCGAGCAGTGGATCTTGACCGGCGGGAGCGCCAGCTCGCGCGCCACGTCCTTGTTGGAGATGGTCATCGCCTGGTCGACCGTCTTGCCCTTCACCCACTCGGTGACGAGCGAGGAGGACGCGATGGCGGAGCCGCAGCCGAACGTCTTGAAGCGCGCGTCCTCGATGAGGCCGTCGTCCGAGATCTTGAGCTGCAGGCGCATCACGTCGCCGCACGCGGGGGCGCCCACCAGGCCGGTGCCCACGTTGGGGTCTTCCTTGTCCATCGACCCGACGTTGCGGGGGTTCTCGTAGTGGTCGATGACCTTGTCGCTGTAAGCCATGCCAACTCCTTCAACGGATGCTTCTCACCAAAGGTTCCGCCGGGCAACGTCCACCGGCCGAGGGGGCCTGCGCCCCGCTGTCCGCCCGGGAAGGCGCGCTAATGCGCCGTCCACGCGATGCTCTTGAGGTCGATGCCTTCCTTGGCCATCTCGTAGAGCGGGCTCATGTCGCGCAGCTTGCGCACCTTGTCCACCACCAGCTTGACCACGTAGTCGACCTCCTCCTCCGTGGTGAAGCGGCCCAGGCCGAAGCGGATGGAGCTGTGCGCCAGCTCCTCGTCCACGCCCAGCGCGCGCAGGACGTAGGAGGGCTCCAGGGAGGCGGAGGTGCACGCGGACCCGGAGGACACCGCCACGTCCTTGATGCCCATCATCAGGGACTCGCCCTCGGCGTGGGCGAAGGAGATGTTGAGGTTGCCCGGCAGGCGGTGCTCCAGCGAGCCGTTGAGGACCGTCATGTCCAGCGCGTCCGTCAGGCCCTTGCGCAGCTTCTCCCGCAGCCGGAGGATGCGCGCCGCCTCGTCCGCCATCTCCAGCCGCGCCAGCTCCGCCGCGTGGCCGAAGCCGACGATGGCCGCCACGTTCAGCGTGCCGGAGCGCATGCCGCGCTCATGGCCGCCGCCGTCGATGATGGGGGCGATGCGCACGCGCGGCTTGCGGCGCACGTACAGCGCGCCGATGCCCTTGGGGCCGTACATCTTGTGCGAGGTGATGGAGGCCAGGTCCACCTTCATGGCCTCCACGTCGAAGGGCACCTTGCCGATGCCCTGCACCGCGTCGCAGTGGAAGAGGATGCCCTTCTTGCGGCACAGCTCGCCAATCCGGGCGATGGGCTGCACCACGCCAATCTCGTTGTTGGCGAGCATGATGGAGACGAGCACCGTCTTCGGCGTCATCGCCTCCTCCAGCTTCTCCAGGCTCACCCGCCCGTCCTGCTCCACGTCCAGGTAGGTGACGCGCGCGCCGCCGGTGGGCAGCTCCGCCCACTTGCGGTACGTGGCGTCGTTCTCCAGGTCGTGCTTCGCCGCCAGCTCCGCCACTTCCTCGGGGGAGACGTCGCGCTCGGCCAGCTGCGACAGGCGCAGGAGCTTCAGCTCGTCCAGCCGCTCCTGGCGCACGCGCTCCAGGCGCTTGCAGGTGTCCAGGACGGCCTTGTGCTCCGTCTTCAGGGTGATGATGTGGTCACCCTTCGTCTTGTAGTACTCGACCACGCCCTTGATGGCGAGGTTGTCGGACTCCGTGGCGCCGGAGGTGAAGACGATCTCCTGGTCCGACGCGCCGATGAGCGCCGCCACCTGGGCCCGCGCCTTCTTCACCGCGGCCTCCGCCTTCCAGCCGAAGACGTGGTTGCGGCTGGACGCGTTGCCGAAGTCCTCTCGCAGGTAGGGGAGCATCACCTCCAGCACGCGCGGATCCAGCGGCGTGGTGGCGTGGTTGTCCATGTAGATCGGCAGCTTCACCATTGCTTCCCACACCTTCCTGAAGGGGGCTACGTCCGCCCCCGCTCCCCGGCGCCAACCGTGGGCGCACCGCGATGGGCCTACACGGTCTCACATGAATGTGGACCGGACTGGTCAATTATAAAATCGGGTGCCCTTGGGTCAAGCGAACATAAGGCGTGCGCCGGACGTGTCGGGCGGGCACCGGAAGGGGTGTCCCGGGGGATGACGTCCGCGCCGGGATGGAGCGGCGGGGGTGGTCCATGGCGGAGCGGGGTGTCCCGGAATGGCGCGGCCCCGTCACCCAAGGGCCTGGAATTCCATCGGCCCCTGGGCTGGCCGGGGGGCTGCACGGCGTCGTGCCGCGAGGAGGCAGGCATGAGCGCGAACGCGAAGCAGACGGCCAGGTCGAAGGAGCAGTCGGAGTCCGTGGAGGGCACGGGGCGCCCGCAGCTGGCGCGGGTGGACGGGGGGCTGGAGCGGCCCCGGTACGCGGAGGGGTGGCGCGCGGGCAAGCCCGCGGAGGACCCGGAGAAGATGAAGCGCTGGGGGCTCATCACCGCCCGGCCCAGCGAGTTCCTCGTCCACATGCGCCGGGGGCGCGTGCGCGACGTCAGCGGCCAGGGCGCCAGCTGCTTCAAGCTGCCGGGCGACTCGGTGGCCATCGTCCCCACCAGCATCCAGCGGCTCCAGTTCACCGCGGACCAGGTGACCCACGAGAAGGTGGGCGTGCAGGTGACGGGCCTCGCGGTGTACCGCATCGCGGATCCGCTGGTGGCCTTCCGCATGCTCAACTTCTCCTTCCCGGAGCGGGCCCAGGAGAAGCTGGCGGAGCTGCTGCGGGAGATGTTCGTGGGCGCCGCGCGGCGGCTGGTGGCCAACCTGTCCGTGGAGGAGTGCCTGTCGCGGCGCAAGGAGGGCATCGCCGCGGAGCTGGTGCGCGAAATCGCGCCGGTGCTGTCCGGGCGCGGCCGGCTGGAGGACACGACGGACGCGGGCTGGGGCGTGCTGCTGGACACGATTGAAATCCAGGACGTGCGCGTCCTGTCGTCCACCGTCTTCGAGAACATGCAGGCGCGCTTCCGCCGCGAGCAGGAGCGCCAGGCGCGCGAGGCGGAGCTGGCCAAGGAGCGCTTCGTCCACCGCGAGGAGACGGAGGCCGAGCGGCAGCTGAGCCTCCAGCGCCTGGAGGCCGAGGACGAGGTGCGCCAGCGCCGGCAGACGAGCGACGAGCAGTCGCGGCTGGAGTCGCTGGCGGTGGACGCGCGCGTGGCGGAGGCGAAGCTCGCCCAGGAGCGCACGCTCAAGCAGGGGCAGGCGTCCGTGGAGCGCGAGGTGGCGCTCGCCAAGCTCTCCGCCGAGCAGGAGGTCCGCCAGAAGAAGCAGGCCGCCGACGAGCAGGCGAAGCTGGAGGCCCTGGCGGCCGAGGCGCGCCTGGTGGAGGCGAAGCTGGTCTCCGAGCGCGCGCTGGCGACGAGCCGCGCGCAGGTGGACCTGGAGAAGCTCCAGCGCGAACAGGAGACGGAGGCGGCGCGGGCGCGCATGGGGTTGGAGAAGTTCAAGCGCGAGCAGGAGGCGGAGGTGGCGCGCGCGAAGCTGGAGCTGGAGAAGCAGCGGCTGGCGCAGGACGCGGAGGCCGCGCAGGCGCAGTTCGAACTGGTGCGCCTGCAGCGCGAGCAGGAGGCGGAGGAGGCCCGCTCGCGCATCGCGCTGGAGCAGCTGCGCCGCGAGGAGGAGCAGGCGAACGCCCGCGCCCAACTGGAGCTGGAGCGGCTGCGCCGCGAGCAGGAGCAGACCGCCGCCCGGCACGAGGGCGCGCTGGCCGAGCAGCTCCAGGAGGCGGAGAAGCTCAAGGCGCGGCTCCAGGTGGTGCAGGCCCAGCGCGCCATCTGCGAGGGAGAGGTCGCCATCGCGGAGCTGGAGGTGCGGCGCGAGAACGCCCGTCAGGAGCTGGAGCTGGCGCGGGCCCGGGCGCTGCGTGACATCCAGAACACCATCAGTCCGGAGGTCATCCAGATGACGCTCGCGCAGCAGCTGCCGCAGGTGGCCGCGGCCTTCCAGCAGAAGATGGGCGAGGTTCACGTCACGGCGGTGGATGGCGCCAACCCGTTCGGTTACATCGCCGCGGCGGTGGAAGGGGTCATGGGCCTGGCGCGTTCAGCCGGGTTGAAGGTGCCCGCTTCCTCGCTCGGCCCCACGGCGCAGTAGCCCGCCGCCCGGGGCCTGCGTATACAAGGCGGGCCCTGCTGGAAGGACGGAGCGACGCGCATGGATGCCAGGAAGCTGGGAGCGATGGCGGTACTGGCCGGCGTGGCGGTGGCCGTGGTGCCATGGCTGCTGCCCACCGGACCGAACGCGAACCTCGACGCGGCGCGTTTCCTCGAGTCCGGCAGCCTGGCCATCGGCGCCGCGGTGGTGTTCGCCGGCGGCCTGCTCACCGCCCTGACGCCCTGCGTCTACCCGCTCATTCCCATCACCGTGTCCGTGTTCGGCGCGCGCAAGGCGGAGAGCCGGGGCAAGGCGCTGCTGCTCACCACGTCCTACATCGTGGGCATGGGCGTGGTGTTCAGCGCGCTGGGCATCCTGGCGGCGAAGACGGGGCAGGCGTTCGGTTCGCTGCTGGGGCATCCGGCGGTGGTGACGGGGCTGGCGGTGTTCCTGCTGCTGCTGGCGTCGTCCATGTTCGGCGCGTTCGAGCTGGCGCTTCCCGAGCGCCTCCAGACGCGGCTGACGTCGGTGGGGGGCGCGGGCGTGGCGGGCGCGTTCCTCATGGGCAGCGTGTCGGGCTTCCTGGCCGCGCCCTGCACGGGGCCGGTGCTGACGGGCCTGCTGGCCTTCGTGGCGAAGACGGCCAACACCACCCTGGGCGCGACGCTGCTGTTCATCTACGCGCTGGGCATCGGCGTGCCGTTCTTCGTGCTGGGCGTGTCGACGGTGCGCCTGCCGCGCGGCGGCGTGTGGATGGAGTGGGTGAAGAGCGTGCTGGGCATCATGCTCGTCGCGCTGGCCCTCACCTACCTGAAGGACGCGTCGCCGTGGGCGCGCGACCTGGTGAAGGGCCTGGGCGCGCAGCTGGGGCGGCTGCCGGGCGCGCTGGTCGCGGGCGTGCTCGCGACGGTGGGCGTGCTGGCGGGCGCGGTGCACCGCTCGTTCAAGGAAGGCTCGCGCGACTTCTCGTTCAAGGCGCTGGGCGTGGCGCTGGTGGTGGTGGCGCTGGTGCTGCGCGGCGGCGCGCTGGACGCGGGCCCGGTGGGCGCGCTCTGGGTCCGCCTGGGCGTGGCCGAGCCTCCCCAGGCCCCGTCGTGGCGGTGGCACCACGTCATGCCGAAGAAGCAGGCCACCTTCTCCTCCACGGAGTTCGAGCAGGTGCTCGCCCAGGCGAAGTCCGAGGGCCGCCCGGTGCTCATCGACTTCTTCGCGGACTGGTGCGCGGCCTGCAAGGAGCTGGACCGCGAGACGTACCCCGCGCCGGAGGTCATCTCCCAGTCGTCGGAGGGCCAGTTCCTCACCATCAAGGTCGACGCGACCAACAGCGACGACGCGCTCGACGCGCTGATGGAGCGCTTCGGCGTGGAGGGCCTGCCGACGGTCGCCTTCGTGTCGCCCGGGGGCAAGGTGCTCCAGCGCCCGCGCATCACCGGCTTCCTGGCGCCCGTGCCCTTCGCCACGGAGATGAAGAAGGCGCGCTGCGAGGACGGCTCCGCCTGCTGACGGGCGGGGCGCGCTACCGGCCCCGGCTCGCCATCACCTGGTCGAACATCCGCTCGTGCAGCGCGTAGAGCGGCTCGGCCACCGCGTCACCCTCCAGGTACGCGAGCGCCCCGGCGATGGCCTCCAGCGTGGACATGCCGTCCGGGTGGGGAGGCCTGCGCAGCCGGCGCGTGTCCGGCGGCGGCGGCGGCAGCTTCAGCCCCGGCAGCCGGCGCAGCGCGGGCACCCGTTGCACCATGCGGCGCGCCTGTCCCCAGCTCCCATCCAGGACGATGAGGCGGCGGGGTGGGGGCGCGTGCGCGGCGGGCGTCTGCTGCGCGTCCGGGAAGAGCAGCCAGGTGTCGTCCGCGTCCTCGAGGAGGGAGGCGTCGAAGGGGTGGCCGGGCGAGCCGTAGGAGACGATGCGGCAGTGGGGCAGCGCCAGCGCGGCCATGCGGGCCGTGTTGGTGGACTTCAGCGTCTCCTTGTGGTGCCGGATGATGAGCAATTCGGTGCGCGTGGGGATGCGCGGCAGCTCGGCGCACAGGCACAGGGAGGTGGGCAGGAAGCAGCGAGGACAGCGGCCCGAGAGGTCCTCCGGGGTGCGCGACCTCATTTCCCCTGGCGGTAGCGCTCCATGAGGGCGCGCGCCTCGCGCAGCTTCTCCTCGACGAAGCGGTCGTCCGCGTCCGGCTCGTAGTCGGCGTCGGGCAGGTCGAGCTGGAAGATGGTGGAGAGCAGGATGGGCGCCACCTCCAGCCACTCGGCGGTGCGGGTGAGGGCGGCCTGGCGGCGGCCGGCGAAGGTCTCCGGCCCCTCCTCCGGGCCGCAGCGACAGATGCGCGCGGAGTCCCCGGACACGTCCACGTAGAGCCCCAGCACCTCCGCGTCGACCTCCGCGGCGAGCGCGCACGTGGCCTCGCTCACGTAGGCCGCCATGGCCTGGGCCGCGGAGCGCTCCGTCAACGAGCGCACGAGGAACACCTGCCACCCCGCCTCGGACAGCGCGCCCGACTCCTGGATGGGCGTCAGCTCCGCGGGAGGCGCCTGGATGCGCGACAACAGCCGACGCACGGGGGCCTCCAGCCTCTCCAGCCTCGCGCTCGACGCGGGACAGAAGAAGACGACGCGGTACTCACGGCTGTCTGCGGCGGTTTCCATGGGCATACGGCGTCGCCAGGCGCTGCAAGGAGGGTCCTTCGGGTGCCCAAGAGGACCAAAGGATTCCCCGACCTTGCAAGGGGGGAGTTGCGGGGAGGGTTCAGGGCGCCGCGACGGGGGCCGGGGAGGGCGCGGCGGCCGCCCGCTGCTCGGAGGCGACCCAGACCCCGGCGGCCAGCACCAGGAGTCCGCCCGCCACGCCCACGGGTGTGAGGGCCTCGGAGAAGACGGCCCAACCCACCACGGACGCCGTGAGGGGCTCCAGGTAGGTGAGGGCGCCCGCGGCGGCGGTGGGGACATGGCGCAGCCCGGCATTGAAGAGGCAGGTGCCGGCCAGGCCACACACCGCCCCTCCTGCGAGCACCTGGAGCGTGGCCCCGTTTAGGGCGGGGGGCAGGGCCTGGGGGCCGGCGATGCACAGCAGCGCCACCAGGGAAATGGGCGCATGCAGCGACGCCACGGCCAGCGGGGAGTAGGCGCGCGTGGCCGCCTTCGTGCCTAGGACGATGATGGCGTAGAAGAGGGCGCTGCCCGCGCCCAGCGCCGCAGTGAGGCCCGCGTCGCCCGTCCCGTCCGGCCGGCCGATGAGCAGCGCCAGCCCCAGCAGCGTCACCGGCGCCGCCACCAGCGCGCGCACCGAGCGCCGCTCGCCCAGCACCCAGGGCGCGGCGAGCGCGAGCAGCAGCGGGGCCAGGTAGTGGGTGAGCACGGCGACGGACACGGGGCCGTGCTTCATGGCCGCGAAGAACAGGCTGATGTTGGCCGCGTCCGCCAGCCCGACGACGACGAGCGCCAGGGTGGCCCGGATGTCCCGCCACGCCGCGCCGCGCACGAGCAGGGGCACCGGGAGCGACATGGCCACGAGCGCCAGGAAGGCGTTCTGGGACCAGGTGAGCCCGGCCGGCCGGAGGAACAGGGACCAGCATCCCCAGAGGGTGGCCCCGGCCGCGACCATCGCGAAGTGCCGCACTGCGCATGACTCCTGGTGACGTCGACGGCCTCATGGCCCCGACGGGGCGCGCAGACTAGGAACATCTGCCACACTGCGTCCATGGGGCCCTTGTTCGCCTACAGCCTGGCGCCCGTCGTCAGCGTCGCGCTGTTGCTGTGCTTCACCACCGCCCTGCGGGGGCGCGACGCGCTCGGCCTCACGCTGTATTGCCTGACCACCGCCGCGTGGAGCGGCGCGCTGCTCCTGTTGTGCGTGCCGGCGTGGGCGTGGCTCGGCGAGCGCCTCGCGGCCAGCGGCGCGTTCGTCGCCGCCGCCTTCCTCCATGCCGCGTACGACGTCACCCGGCGGCGCTCCTACGGGCTGGTCGTGCTGGCCTATGCCGTGGCGACGGCGGTGACGACGGTGGGCGTGTTCGCGCCGATGGCCCTCTACGGCGCCCTGGCCATGCAGCGCGGCCCGCTGTTCTGGCCCATCATGGCGTTGTCGGTGTCCGCCGCGTGCGTGCCGCTGCTCCACCTGTACCGCGCCTGGCGCGCGGAGTCCCCGGAGCGACGGCCGCTGCTGCGCAGCCTGGGCATCGCCGGCGCGCTGGCGTACTCCGGGGGCACGGGCACGGCGCTGCTGTTGTCGGGCGGGTACGCGCTGCCCTGGGGCCTCTACCTCGTGCTGGCCGCGCTGCTGGTGCTCGTGCACGTCATCGACGCGCACCAGCCGGCGGGGGACCGGAAGCGGATGGAGCGCAGCCTCGTCTATTCGGCGATGGCGGCGGTGCTGTCCGCGGGCTTCCTCTTCGGCGTGCTGACGCTCATGGATGGCGGCGGCCAGCCGCTGCTCGCGCAGTACCGGGGCGCGGCCTTCGCGCTGCTGGCCCTGGCGGCGCTCGCCTTCGAACCGGTGCGCCAGGGCTTCCAGGAGTGGCTGGGGCGGCGGCTGCTCAAGGGCCGCGCCACCGGGGACGAGCTGGCCCAGGCGCTCGTCCAGCAGGAGGCCCGCGCGGACCAGGCGGAGCGGTTGGCGGAGCTGGGCCGGTTCACCTCGGCCGTGGCCCACGAGGTGCGCAATCCCCTGGGCGTGCTGGGGGCCCACCTCAAGCTGCTGGAGCGCCAGGGCGTGGACGCGGAGTCGCTCGCCGCGATGCGCGAGCAGATGGCGCGGGCGAGCCACTTCGTGGACGAGCTGCTGCGCTACGGCCGGCCGCGTCCCCTCGAGCTGCGAGCGGTGGAGGTGTCGGCCACCGTGGCCCTGGCCTGGTCCACCGCGCGGCAGGGCCTGGGGGCGCTCGCCCCCGAGGTCGCGTTCGAGCTCTCCGCGGACGAGGCGCCGCGCCTGGAGGCGGACCAGGGGCAGCTGTCCCAGGTGTTCGTCATCCTCCTGGAGAATGCGTTGCTCGCCCTGCGCGACGTGCCCGCGCCGACGCTGCGCGTGGTCGTCACCCCGGACACGGACGCGCGGACGCTGTGCGTCCGGGTGGAGGACAGCGGCCCGGGCATTCCTCCCGAGCTGCTGCCCCGGCTGTTCCAGCCCTTCGTCACCGGCCGCAAGCGCGAGGGGCCGCGTCCCGGGACGGGGCTGGGACTCGCCATCGCGCGGGGCATCGTCGAGCGTCACGGCGGCACGTTGCGCGCCTCGCGCTCCGAGGACCTGGGCGGCGCGCGCTTCGACCTGGCCCTTCCCCTGCGCCAGCCCGCACCGCTCTCCGTCGCGGCGGGGTGAGCCGTCGCGGGCCAGCATGGCTTGCGTGAAATGACAATCCGGCCCAGGGGCGGAAACCTCGGCCCG from Myxococcus stipitatus encodes the following:
- the iscU gene encoding Fe-S cluster assembly scaffold IscU; its protein translation is MAYSDKVIDHYENPRNVGSMDKEDPNVGTGLVGAPACGDVMRLQLKISDDGLIEDARFKTFGCGSAIASSSLVTEWVKGKTVDQAMTISNKDVARELALPPVKIHCSVLAEDAIKAAIEDFKKKRAARQAKAS
- a CDS encoding IscS subfamily cysteine desulfurase, producing MKLPIYMDNHATTPLDPRVLEVMLPYLREDFGNASSRNHVFGWKAEAAVKKARAQVAALIGASDQEIVFTSGATESDNLAIKGVVEYYKTKGDHIITLKTEHKAVLDTCKRLERVRQERLDELKLLRLSQLAERDVSPEEVAELAAKHDLENDATYRKWAELPTGGARVTYLDVEQDGRVSLEKLEEAMTPKTVLVSIMLANNEIGVVQPIARIGELCRKKGILFHCDAVQGIGKVPFDVEAMKVDLASITSHKMYGPKGIGALYVRRKPRVRIAPIIDGGGHERGMRSGTLNVAAIVGFGHAAELARLEMADEAARILRLREKLRKGLTDALDMTVLNGSLEHRLPGNLNISFAHAEGESLMMGIKDVAVSSGSACTSASLEPSYVLRALGVDEELAHSSIRFGLGRFTTEEEVDYVVKLVVDKVRKLRDMSPLYEMAKEGIDLKSIAWTAH
- a CDS encoding tRNA-uridine aminocarboxypropyltransferase; its protein translation is MRSRTPEDLSGRCPRCFLPTSLCLCAELPRIPTRTELLIIRHHKETLKSTNTARMAALALPHCRIVSYGSPGHPFDASLLEDADDTWLLFPDAQQTPAAHAPPPRRLIVLDGSWGQARRMVQRVPALRRLPGLKLPPPPPDTRRLRRPPHPDGMSTLEAIAGALAYLEGDAVAEPLYALHERMFDQVMASRGR
- a CDS encoding HesB/IscA family protein, with translation MSEQATQQTTQPPVPAPAPVAKPAPKGIVLADSAVARLKELLEQRQTPEAGLRLAVKGGGCSGLQYSMEWAEKARERDKVFEKDGVRVFVDPKSYLYLIGTELVFEQTLMASGFKLNNPNIKAACGCGESFSV
- a CDS encoding sensor histidine kinase gives rise to the protein MGPLFAYSLAPVVSVALLLCFTTALRGRDALGLTLYCLTTAAWSGALLLLCVPAWAWLGERLAASGAFVAAAFLHAAYDVTRRRSYGLVVLAYAVATAVTTVGVFAPMALYGALAMQRGPLFWPIMALSVSAACVPLLHLYRAWRAESPERRPLLRSLGIAGALAYSGGTGTALLLSGGYALPWGLYLVLAALLVLVHVIDAHQPAGDRKRMERSLVYSAMAAVLSAGFLFGVLTLMDGGGQPLLAQYRGAAFALLALAALAFEPVRQGFQEWLGRRLLKGRATGDELAQALVQQEARADQAERLAELGRFTSAVAHEVRNPLGVLGAHLKLLERQGVDAESLAAMREQMARASHFVDELLRYGRPRPLELRAVEVSATVALAWSTARQGLGALAPEVAFELSADEAPRLEADQGQLSQVFVILLENALLALRDVPAPTLRVVVTPDTDARTLCVRVEDSGPGIPPELLPRLFQPFVTGRKREGPRPGTGLGLAIARGIVERHGGTLRASRSEDLGGARFDLALPLRQPAPLSVAAG
- the hscB gene encoding Fe-S protein assembly co-chaperone HscB, producing MRTHFDVFGLARAYDVDVPALEKQYRELSLQHHPDRVAPGNARERLEALEGTTALNAAFKTLKDPVRRAFYLLKLHGVDLEREDAGAQKDMPLEFLEQVMELREALDAAMAKKDLARVQAMGAQVGGQRKAALDEAAGALRQLEAEGTSGEEAAAQVRKASHALGRVRYFTRFLEQVDAFEEESLS
- a CDS encoding DMT family transporter, producing MRHFAMVAAGATLWGCWSLFLRPAGLTWSQNAFLALVAMSLPVPLLVRGAAWRDIRATLALVVVGLADAANISLFFAAMKHGPVSVAVLTHYLAPLLLALAAPWVLGERRSVRALVAAPVTLLGLALLIGRPDGTGDAGLTAALGAGSALFYAIIVLGTKAATRAYSPLAVASLHAPISLVALLCIAGPQALPPALNGATLQVLAGGAVCGLAGTCLFNAGLRHVPTAAAGALTYLEPLTASVVGWAVFSEALTPVGVAGGLLVLAAGVWVASEQRAAAAPSPAPVAAP
- a CDS encoding protein-disulfide reductase DsbD family protein — encoded protein: MDARKLGAMAVLAGVAVAVVPWLLPTGPNANLDAARFLESGSLAIGAAVVFAGGLLTALTPCVYPLIPITVSVFGARKAESRGKALLLTTSYIVGMGVVFSALGILAAKTGQAFGSLLGHPAVVTGLAVFLLLLASSMFGAFELALPERLQTRLTSVGGAGVAGAFLMGSVSGFLAAPCTGPVLTGLLAFVAKTANTTLGATLLFIYALGIGVPFFVLGVSTVRLPRGGVWMEWVKSVLGIMLVALALTYLKDASPWARDLVKGLGAQLGRLPGALVAGVLATVGVLAGAVHRSFKEGSRDFSFKALGVALVVVALVLRGGALDAGPVGALWVRLGVAEPPQAPSWRWHHVMPKKQATFSSTEFEQVLAQAKSEGRPVLIDFFADWCAACKELDRETYPAPEVISQSSEGQFLTIKVDATNSDDALDALMERFGVEGLPTVAFVSPGGKVLQRPRITGFLAPVPFATEMKKARCEDGSAC
- a CDS encoding SPFH domain-containing protein, which gives rise to MSANAKQTARSKEQSESVEGTGRPQLARVDGGLERPRYAEGWRAGKPAEDPEKMKRWGLITARPSEFLVHMRRGRVRDVSGQGASCFKLPGDSVAIVPTSIQRLQFTADQVTHEKVGVQVTGLAVYRIADPLVAFRMLNFSFPERAQEKLAELLREMFVGAARRLVANLSVEECLSRRKEGIAAELVREIAPVLSGRGRLEDTTDAGWGVLLDTIEIQDVRVLSSTVFENMQARFRREQERQAREAELAKERFVHREETEAERQLSLQRLEAEDEVRQRRQTSDEQSRLESLAVDARVAEAKLAQERTLKQGQASVEREVALAKLSAEQEVRQKKQAADEQAKLEALAAEARLVEAKLVSERALATSRAQVDLEKLQREQETEAARARMGLEKFKREQEAEVARAKLELEKQRLAQDAEAAQAQFELVRLQREQEAEEARSRIALEQLRREEEQANARAQLELERLRREQEQTAARHEGALAEQLQEAEKLKARLQVVQAQRAICEGEVAIAELEVRRENARQELELARARALRDIQNTISPEVIQMTLAQQLPQVAAAFQQKMGEVHVTAVDGANPFGYIAAAVEGVMGLARSAGLKVPASSLGPTAQ